A DNA window from Carassius gibelio isolate Cgi1373 ecotype wild population from Czech Republic chromosome A8, carGib1.2-hapl.c, whole genome shotgun sequence contains the following coding sequences:
- the LOC128018164 gene encoding uncharacterized protein LOC128018164, producing the protein MQERAMRKNQRHMMKCKLTRALSSCQTNWRGQRISLTTCLKTILCLMHLIMQTQTQPIESNLTSLQLTLQPLNKSDNVINSTEPMVIKNRRDIDYDVQGDEDVSQIDALWDTAQNNEWYKWAAFTAKETGKENCLLCSKSPLNKVIAIPNPYDYRKCAQFGRNFCHLTDFTRPYCIAECLGFLGNPKLTDYFFRPLWGSWCQYSDIGQNIKIEKQKVEIPKWYSIDYKQEYECFHKPKGTQDVGKFKGRCAIIWYIDKKNSWKSGVPSRAPELLAFGTTKGSKIAPEKCENQTIALPPIEIYEDQSLIIADFFWICGGEILLPSLPVGWKGICVRVRLLQEVSMAQWGTEQSTNKEDNRTKRGYEPDPNVYLDSIGQPRGIPNKFKARSEIKGGFESILVWITPNKNTEWINYIYYNQQRFINYTDEALTLLGDQVHATSRMTWQNRQALNWLLADKGGVCVMFGDQCCTFIPNNTAPGGAFSEVMTKIKKLRNEITTNAGRDQHIWDWIDVRFGAWGAWFVKLGMFLGVAILIGGLLFCCVLPLLRSLIINATVKQMGVIKVPNNQQRIIEKSLEEYYEGWLNKRNLNEQTFDDSSIDSEDVEDV; encoded by the coding sequence ATGCAGGAGAGAGCAATGAGGAAGAATCAGAGACACATGATGAAGTGCAAACTGACGAGAGCTCTttcctcctgtcagacaaactggagaggacagagaatcagtctgacaacatgtctgaagaccatcctatgcctaatgcatctcataatgcagactcaaactcaaccgatagaaagcaacctgacttcccttcaattgactttacaacctttgaacaaaagtgacaatgTGATCAACTCAACAGAACCAATGGTAATCAAAAATCGTAGAGACATTGATTATGATGTTCAAGGTGATGAAGACGTTAGTCAaattgatgcattatgggatacagcccaaaacaatgaatggtataaatgggcagcctttacagctaaagaaacaggaaaagaaaattgcttgctgtgctccaaatctccgttaaacaaagtaatagccataccaaatccatatgactaccgaaaatgtgcccaatttgggagaaacttttgtcatttaacagattttaccaggccatattgtattgctgaatgccttggatttttaggaaatcctaaattaacagattatttctttagaccactctggggatcctggtgtcagtattcagatataggtcaaaatataaaaattgaaaaacaaaaagtagagattccaaaatggtatagcatagattataaacaagaatatgagtgtttccataaaccaaaaggaacccaagatgtgggtaaattcaaaggaagatgtgctattatttggtatatagataagaaaaattcttggaaatcaggagttccttctagagctccagaacttttagcattcggaacaactaaaggaagtaagatagcacctgaaaaatgtgaaaatcaaactatagccttacctccaatagaaatttatgaagatcaatcattaataatagcagatttctttTGGATCTGTGGAGGGGAAATACTATTGCCTTCTTTACCAGTTGGATGGaaaggtatatgtgtaagagtaaggttacttcaagaagttagcatggcacaatggggaacagaacagagcacaaacaaggaagacaatagaactaaaagaggatacgagccagaccccaatgtatatttagactcaattggacaaccaagaggaattcctaataaattcaaggcaagaagtgaaataaaaggaggttttgagtcaatcctggtttggatcacaccaaacaaaaatacagagtggattaattatatctattataatcaacaaagattcattaattatactgatgaggCCTTAACCTTATTAGgcgaccaagtgcatgcaacaagcagaatgacatggcaaaacagacaggctcttaattggctcttggcagacaagggaggagtttgtgttatgtttggagatcaatgttgtacattcatcccaaataacaccgcccctggaggagctttcagtgaagttatgacaaaaattaaaaaattaagaaatgaaattacaacaaatgccggaagagaccaacacatttgggattggattgatgtgagatttggagcatggggagcatggtttgttaaactaggaatgtttttaggagttgccatattaataggaggattattattttgctgtgtattacCTTTATTAAGATCATTAATCATCAATGCTACTGTTAAGCAAATGGGAGTGATAAAAGTCCCAAATAATCAACAAAGGATCATTGAAAAGAGTCTGGAGGAATACTATGAAGGATGGCTAAACAAACGGAACTTAAATGAGCAAACTTTTGATGATAGTTCTATTGACTCTGAGGATGTTGAAGATGTCTAA